The Grimontia kaedaensis genome has a window encoding:
- the phnD gene encoding phosphate/phosphite/phosphonate ABC transporter substrate-binding protein, giving the protein MKDSVKGLLIAGSLLLPSVAMANECSHRGVLDERYCDENQDLVADSPKDASEWIDPSTLVFTYTPVEDPALYKDAFADFQAHLSKITGKKVIYYTVHSNSAQVEAMRSGRLHVAGFSTGPTGYAVNLAGYVPIAVKGDESGFQGYNLVTIVRKDSGIKEMADLKGKKVAHTSASSNSGNLAPRALFPAQGLVPDEDYKVLYSGKHDQSILGVFNGDYDAAPVASDVYDRMVAAGRVDDSELEIIYRSPRFPTSAFGYAHNLKPELVEKINEAFFSYRFTQEMSDAFKGADRFSPITYKEDWSVIRNIAHATGTAYTKAGLKKLAEKDAAKRAKKKAAELAKQATTQ; this is encoded by the coding sequence ATGAAAGACAGTGTAAAAGGATTGTTAATCGCTGGCTCATTGCTTCTGCCATCTGTTGCTATGGCAAATGAGTGTTCCCATCGCGGTGTTTTGGATGAAAGATACTGTGATGAAAATCAGGACTTGGTTGCAGACTCACCAAAAGACGCTTCAGAATGGATAGACCCAAGTACGTTGGTTTTCACTTATACCCCAGTTGAAGATCCCGCACTCTACAAAGATGCATTCGCCGATTTTCAGGCTCACCTCAGTAAGATCACCGGTAAGAAAGTTATCTACTACACCGTCCACTCAAACTCAGCTCAGGTTGAAGCTATGCGTTCTGGCCGCCTGCACGTGGCTGGCTTTTCAACGGGTCCAACCGGCTACGCCGTGAATCTGGCAGGTTACGTTCCAATCGCGGTTAAAGGTGATGAGTCTGGCTTTCAGGGTTACAACCTGGTCACTATTGTCCGTAAAGACAGCGGTATAAAAGAAATGGCAGACCTCAAAGGGAAGAAAGTCGCTCACACTTCTGCCTCGTCAAATTCTGGCAACCTGGCACCGCGAGCGCTATTTCCAGCACAAGGCTTGGTTCCGGACGAAGACTACAAAGTGCTGTACTCCGGTAAGCATGACCAATCCATCCTTGGCGTGTTCAATGGCGACTATGATGCTGCACCAGTGGCTTCCGATGTCTACGACCGCATGGTTGCAGCAGGTCGTGTTGATGACTCTGAACTGGAAATTATCTATCGCAGCCCGCGTTTCCCGACCTCTGCTTTTGGCTATGCGCATAACCTGAAACCTGAATTGGTAGAGAAGATCAATGAAGCCTTCTTCAGCTATCGATTCACGCAGGAAATGAGCGATGCGTTTAAAGGTGCAGACCGCTTCTCGCCTATTACTTACAAAGAAGATTGGTCTGTGATCCGTAATATTGCGCACGCAACGGGTACCGCTTACACCAAGGCTGGCTTGAAGAAGTTGGCGGAAAAAGACGCTGCGAAACGCGCCAAGAAGAAAGCGGCTGAACTGGCCAAGCAAGCCACAACGCAATAA
- the phnC gene encoding phosphonate ABC transporter ATP-binding protein → MAVASYDGIKIKNLFHQYVAGKPILKGIDIDIDEPGIIAIIGPSGTGKSTLLRCINRLNDPTSGEILFEGEDLTKLKGQALRKQRRHIGMVFQEYNLVERLTVIENVLSGRLGYMSSWNAWRRNYAKEDLKKAFELLEFVGLQDFANQRADSLSGGQRQRVGIARAVMQDPYILLADEPTSSLDPKTAVEIMELMETFAKEKQIPVLVNIHDVNLAKRFAKRVIGMCNGKVHYDGSPEGISEEDLKVIYGGESWLD, encoded by the coding sequence ATGGCCGTAGCAAGTTATGACGGAATAAAAATTAAAAACCTTTTTCATCAATACGTGGCTGGAAAGCCAATCCTCAAAGGCATTGATATTGATATTGATGAGCCCGGAATCATCGCTATTATCGGCCCTTCTGGTACCGGAAAAAGTACGTTGCTCCGTTGTATTAATCGCCTTAACGACCCAACCAGCGGTGAGATTTTGTTTGAGGGCGAGGACCTGACAAAACTCAAAGGACAAGCGCTGCGAAAACAACGTCGCCATATCGGCATGGTGTTCCAGGAATACAACTTGGTTGAGCGCCTAACAGTCATAGAAAACGTATTGAGTGGACGCTTGGGCTACATGTCGTCATGGAATGCTTGGCGTCGTAACTATGCCAAGGAAGATCTAAAGAAAGCCTTCGAATTGTTGGAATTCGTGGGTTTACAAGATTTCGCCAATCAGCGCGCAGACAGTCTATCTGGTGGTCAAAGGCAGCGTGTCGGTATTGCACGCGCTGTGATGCAAGACCCTTATATCTTGCTGGCTGATGAACCGACCTCCTCCCTCGATCCAAAGACCGCGGTTGAGATCATGGAGCTGATGGAAACCTTTGCCAAAGAAAAACAAATCCCTGTTTTGGTTAACATCCACGATGTGAATCTCGCTAAACGTTTTGCCAAACGTGTCATTGGTATGTGTAACGGGAAAGTGCACTACGATGGCAGCCCTGAAGGGATCAGCGAAGAGGATCTAAAAGTGATTTATGGAGGTGAGTCATGGCTGGACTAA
- the phnE gene encoding phosphonate ABC transporter, permease protein PhnE — protein sequence MAGLNPSVDVENPFKSSWVNRVCILGIIAYLFYSFSSLNLSVERLIVGFGESERLLSRMFPPDFSRSSLLLSGLAESLQIAIISSFFGILISLFLGLLAARNMMPSIVSTPVRGFIALCRSFHPVIIAILFVKAVGFGALAGILTLVFASIGFIAKLFAEAIEEISFKQVEAIRATGANFISIILFAVMPQVFTRFIGFASYQLDSNLRNSTMVGIVGAGGLGGTLFSAFQRFDYDFVAAILITIIVLILVGEFLSNIVRRIF from the coding sequence ATGGCTGGACTAAACCCCTCCGTTGATGTTGAGAATCCGTTTAAGAGCTCTTGGGTAAACAGAGTTTGTATTCTCGGCATCATTGCGTACCTGTTTTATAGCTTTTCCAGTTTGAACCTTAGTGTTGAGCGTTTGATAGTGGGGTTTGGGGAGAGCGAGAGGTTACTTTCTCGTATGTTTCCCCCTGACTTTTCCCGCTCCAGCTTGTTATTGAGTGGACTGGCAGAAAGCCTTCAAATCGCCATTATCTCGAGCTTTTTTGGCATCTTGATTTCATTGTTTCTTGGCTTGTTAGCGGCAAGAAACATGATGCCATCCATTGTTTCTACTCCTGTGCGTGGCTTCATTGCCCTATGTCGCTCTTTCCACCCGGTGATCATTGCCATCCTGTTTGTAAAAGCGGTGGGCTTTGGTGCTCTGGCGGGGATTTTAACCCTGGTTTTTGCGTCCATCGGCTTTATCGCAAAGCTGTTTGCGGAAGCGATTGAGGAAATCTCATTTAAGCAGGTTGAGGCGATTAGGGCGACAGGTGCCAATTTTATCAGCATTATCCTATTTGCTGTGATGCCGCAGGTATTTACCCGCTTTATCGGCTTTGCGAGTTATCAATTGGACTCCAATCTTCGTAACTCAACCATGGTTGGCATCGTGGGGGCTGGTGGCCTGGGCGGTACACTTTTCTCGGCTTTCCAGCGTTTTGACTACGACTTTGTGGCAGCCATCCTGATCACCATTATCGTCCTGATACTCGTTGGTGAATTCCTGTCGAACATCGTAAGGAGAATTTTCTAA
- the phnE gene encoding phosphonate ABC transporter, permease protein PhnE codes for MTTASIDKEWQRFTFNERLARFAVYLCFVSAIVWSWQTVEVIPEFLYDAPAQFSDMFSRMVPMDYGFYPETIHAALIETLHIATLGTLFTLVFAIPLALLNAPNITPSKTLNWVAQFFLVSSRSVNSLVWALLFIALFGPGVLAGIMAIAVRSVGFVGKLLAEAIAEVNMGTIEALRATGASWMSILLKGYWPQVMPAFYSIVLFRWDINVRESAVLGLVGAGGIGVVLNDAQNLFEWQKVSMVLFSIFAVVILAEALVIHVRKKLI; via the coding sequence ATGACGACGGCTTCTATCGATAAAGAGTGGCAACGTTTCACGTTTAATGAGCGACTCGCCCGTTTTGCTGTATACCTCTGCTTTGTATCAGCCATTGTATGGTCCTGGCAGACGGTCGAGGTGATCCCTGAGTTCCTGTATGACGCACCGGCGCAGTTTTCAGACATGTTCAGCCGTATGGTACCGATGGATTACGGCTTCTATCCGGAAACCATTCATGCAGCGCTAATTGAAACCCTGCATATCGCCACTTTGGGCACCTTGTTTACGTTGGTGTTTGCGATTCCATTGGCGCTACTGAATGCACCAAATATTACCCCGAGCAAAACGCTTAACTGGGTTGCCCAGTTCTTTTTGGTGTCATCCCGCTCGGTGAATTCTCTGGTTTGGGCACTGCTTTTCATCGCGCTGTTTGGACCCGGTGTATTGGCGGGAATCATGGCTATTGCTGTTCGAAGCGTTGGCTTTGTCGGCAAGCTTCTCGCTGAAGCGATTGCAGAAGTGAACATGGGCACAATTGAAGCGCTGAGAGCCACAGGCGCATCTTGGATGAGCATTCTGTTAAAGGGCTATTGGCCGCAAGTCATGCCAGCGTTCTACTCCATTGTTCTGTTCCGTTGGGATATCAATGTCCGCGAGTCTGCAGTGCTTGGTCTTGTGGGGGCTGGTGGGATAGGTGTAGTGCTGAACGATGCACAAAACCTGTTTGAATGGCAGAAGGTCTCCATGGTGCTTTTCAGTATCTTCGCCGTGGTGATATTGGCAGAAGCGCTGGTTATCCATGTTCGAAAGAAACTGATCTAA